In Fibrobacter sp. UWR2, the following are encoded in one genomic region:
- a CDS encoding cellulase family glycosylhydrolase, producing MKKISLSLAVAAIAGFATMANAALADGGAKFLGNITTGGQIRSDFAQYWNQITPENGCKWGSIHSLSNGNSGTSKFAWDNFDKCESAYKWAKEKPGERHFKFHALVWGSQYPNFLCKKKNPGITVELTKQYITEWFDAVAAKFPDLEYIDVVNEAIWAGDNYHSGYGKPAAGAEGHSTDDTECGGSYIIEALGGDRVVNGKHQYDFITNAFKMARERWPKAVLIYNDYNTLSWQINEGIELIQTIVKNGAPVDAYGQQAHDCKGMSKSDFESKMTRIHNETGLPLLVSEYDIGEADDTKQKNDYANQVPFMWETPWVAGITIWGYINGSTWVANTGLIEKDGRKRASMNWLEDYFAQNLNKGQNDVTFTPVEPEPQLPFKGQPIDIPGKVEAEDFDIPGKGVNEDGTSNQSYSDDSENHGDSDYRKDTGVDLYKKATGVIVGYNSEGDWLEWTVNVKEAGDYTMFAAVAAAGSTSSFQLSLDGKALTEKISVPAAKEGEENYDDYNKVKANVTLPEGKHVLRMDVTGAWFDVDYFTFVKGKDATDPEPIVGDDDPGTISIANVKFDAGKLQDYYVFDQNGVRLGLMSAYGFNAAADMLRASSMVKASGVYYLRNRFTGAMQNVRVVR from the coding sequence ATGAAAAAGATTTCTCTTTCTCTTGCTGTCGCCGCCATTGCAGGCTTTGCCACCATGGCAAATGCCGCTCTCGCCGATGGTGGCGCTAAATTCCTGGGCAATATTACTACGGGCGGCCAGATCCGTAGCGACTTTGCTCAATATTGGAACCAGATTACTCCCGAAAACGGCTGTAAGTGGGGTTCCATCCATTCCCTTTCCAACGGCAACAGCGGTACAAGCAAGTTCGCCTGGGACAACTTCGACAAGTGCGAAAGCGCCTACAAGTGGGCCAAGGAAAAACCGGGTGAACGCCATTTCAAGTTCCACGCTCTCGTTTGGGGTTCCCAGTACCCGAACTTCCTCTGCAAGAAGAAGAATCCGGGCATTACCGTAGAGCTCACGAAGCAGTACATCACCGAATGGTTTGATGCCGTCGCGGCCAAGTTCCCGGACCTTGAATACATCGACGTGGTGAACGAGGCCATTTGGGCCGGTGACAACTACCACTCCGGTTACGGCAAGCCCGCTGCAGGTGCCGAAGGCCACAGCACCGACGATACCGAATGCGGCGGCTCCTACATTATCGAGGCCCTCGGTGGCGACCGTGTGGTGAATGGCAAACACCAGTACGACTTTATCACGAACGCCTTCAAGATGGCCCGCGAACGCTGGCCGAAGGCAGTGCTTATTTACAACGACTACAACACGCTTTCCTGGCAGATCAACGAAGGTATCGAACTCATCCAGACCATTGTCAAGAACGGCGCTCCGGTCGATGCTTACGGCCAGCAGGCTCACGACTGCAAGGGCATGAGCAAGTCTGATTTCGAAAGCAAGATGACTCGAATCCATAACGAGACGGGCCTTCCGCTCCTCGTTTCGGAATACGATATCGGCGAAGCCGACGATACCAAGCAGAAAAATGACTATGCAAACCAGGTTCCCTTCATGTGGGAAACTCCGTGGGTTGCAGGCATTACCATTTGGGGCTATATCAACGGCTCTACCTGGGTGGCAAACACCGGCCTCATCGAAAAGGATGGCCGCAAGCGCGCTTCCATGAACTGGCTCGAAGACTATTTCGCGCAAAACCTCAACAAGGGCCAGAACGATGTGACCTTCACGCCGGTTGAACCTGAACCGCAGCTCCCGTTCAAGGGCCAGCCGATTGATATTCCGGGTAAGGTCGAAGCCGAAGATTTCGATATCCCGGGCAAGGGCGTCAACGAAGACGGCACGAGCAACCAGTCCTATAGCGACGATTCCGAAAACCACGGCGATAGCGACTACCGCAAGGATACCGGCGTCGACCTCTACAAGAAGGCGACCGGCGTGATTGTGGGCTACAACAGCGAAGGCGACTGGCTCGAATGGACCGTGAACGTGAAGGAAGCGGGCGACTACACGATGTTTGCCGCCGTGGCTGCCGCGGGTTCTACCTCCAGCTTCCAGCTTTCCCTCGATGGTAAGGCTCTTACCGAAAAGATATCTGTCCCCGCCGCCAAGGAAGGCGAAGAGAACTACGATGACTACAACAAGGTCAAAGCTAACGTGACTCTCCCGGAAGGCAAGCATGTCCTGCGTATGGACGTGACCGGCGCCTGGTTCGACGTGGACTACTTCACCTTCGTGAAGGGCAAGGACGCAACCGATCCCGAACCGATTGTCGGTGACGATGACCCGGGCACGATTTCCATTGCAAATGTCAAGTTTGACGCGGGCAAGCTCCAGGATTACTATGTATTCGACCAGAACGGCGTACGCCTCGGCCTGATGAGCGCCTACGGGTTTAACGCTGCTGCCGACATGCTCCGCGCTTCCAGCATGGTGAAGGCGTCCGGCGTGTACTACCTGCGCAACCGCTTTACCGGCGCAATGCAGAACGTCCGCGTTGTCCGCTAG
- a CDS encoding acyltransferase, with amino-acid sequence MKASYFPAIDGLRLLASINIVMLHLGSSNALAYMADYKWLMPIVSAPAFAAGIFYVFAGFLFASKFSDPERRIPVIPFMFARIAKLYRLHFFMTLLMFVVLVFKFSGYTHLPAFSEIGDCASKGLSAMVHPWRSLLLHLTLTWSIVPDLGMKLNEPSWSLTSFFLCYAITPWFSRWLFRRSRRTLWILFGAVFVPGILWAVTFGLTGDLWFAGYAEKYRFFHMFAPVRVFEYIFGMVIYRLYAEGCFDFLKKDYVSGIAQALLLATLYGSLFLMSPAYNPGVNYFIHHSIAVFIYGLFVLSLLSGKGFMARFFCIGFVRKVGRASFYPYLIHLPLISIAWGICNLNTPKNTLLFMLFVYTVSTLYMEFKTWRRKRKKAH; translated from the coding sequence ATGAAGGCAAGTTATTTCCCCGCAATCGATGGGCTGCGGCTCCTTGCGAGCATCAATATCGTGATGCTCCACCTGGGCAGTTCGAATGCGCTCGCCTACATGGCGGACTACAAGTGGCTCATGCCCATCGTATCGGCGCCCGCCTTTGCGGCCGGCATTTTCTACGTGTTTGCGGGGTTCCTTTTTGCAAGCAAGTTCAGCGATCCGGAACGCCGCATTCCGGTAATCCCGTTCATGTTCGCCCGCATAGCTAAGCTCTACCGCCTGCACTTCTTCATGACGCTTTTGATGTTCGTGGTGCTCGTGTTCAAGTTCAGCGGCTATACGCACTTGCCTGCTTTCAGTGAAATCGGCGACTGCGCCTCGAAGGGCCTCTCTGCGATGGTTCACCCCTGGCGGAGCCTGCTCTTGCACCTCACACTCACGTGGTCCATTGTGCCCGATCTGGGCATGAAGCTGAACGAACCCAGCTGGTCCTTGACGAGTTTCTTCCTGTGCTATGCGATTACGCCGTGGTTTAGCCGCTGGCTGTTCAGGCGCAGCCGCCGTACGCTCTGGATTTTGTTCGGGGCCGTGTTCGTCCCTGGAATCCTCTGGGCGGTGACCTTCGGGCTTACGGGCGACCTCTGGTTCGCCGGTTATGCCGAAAAATACAGGTTCTTCCACATGTTCGCGCCGGTACGTGTGTTCGAGTACATCTTCGGCATGGTCATCTACCGCCTGTACGCCGAAGGCTGTTTCGATTTCCTCAAGAAGGACTACGTGAGCGGGATTGCGCAGGCCCTGCTCCTGGCCACCCTTTACGGGAGCCTGTTCCTCATGTCCCCGGCCTACAATCCGGGTGTAAACTACTTTATACATCACAGTATCGCCGTATTTATTTACGGGCTTTTCGTACTTTCGCTCCTTTCGGGCAAGGGGTTCATGGCCCGGTTCTTCTGTATAGGCTTTGTACGCAAGGTCGGCCGGGCGAGCTTCTACCCGTACCTTATACACCTTCCGCTTATCTCTATTGCGTGGGGAATCTGCAACCTGAATACCCCCAAAAATACGCTCCTGTTCATGTTGTTCGTGTATACGGTGAGCACACTCTACATGGAATTCAAGACCTGGCGCCGCAAGCGCAAAAAGGCCCATTGA
- a CDS encoding PHB depolymerase family esterase encodes MKFPKLMGIASGIALSSSMAFAWSISGVVQTQMGQPLPGVKITSFNFAGVEATTSDGGTFTISGGEGSDAIPGAKVANMAIHMDGNTLTIYNADANSLKVSVIDALGKVLVQNNLGHVQGIVSLDLGKLARGAKFVRINADSDRATYMVTSKGVSSLKKEGDPLPFLQFSKDGYKNATYQAKAEVETDVQIVMEAGTTPPTSSSSIQPPQSSSVVASSSSEVKSSSSAGSDEPIVVDCSGKTAQSGKDETVRLTVKGSSGQRSFIMHVPSTYKGDKAVPLLIDYHPIGGSSDGQMRDTKYKALTDKEGVISLYPQGTTKTMGPGWNVGPCCSNDDDLEFTREMIKYVREKACIDPQRIYAAGFSMGGGMSNHVACMMSDVFAAVAPAAMDLNRTNSAQCTKARPIAVINFRGTADPVCKYQGGDSGYNDGLNFLGAEGTFRYWAEANGCQGSPSKNKDGCDEYSNCMDGVKVVLCTKQGGGHEQGDGNIGWPFLKQFTLPASFVK; translated from the coding sequence ATGAAATTTCCCAAACTTATGGGCATTGCTAGTGGTATAGCATTGTCTAGCAGCATGGCTTTTGCCTGGAGCATCAGTGGCGTGGTTCAGACCCAGATGGGGCAGCCTCTCCCCGGTGTAAAAATAACTTCCTTCAACTTCGCGGGCGTCGAAGCCACCACTAGCGATGGCGGTACGTTTACCATCAGCGGTGGCGAAGGCTCAGATGCAATCCCCGGAGCAAAGGTTGCAAACATGGCTATCCATATGGATGGCAACACTCTCACCATCTACAATGCAGACGCAAACTCCCTCAAGGTATCCGTGATTGACGCCCTGGGCAAGGTCCTTGTACAGAATAATCTCGGACATGTTCAGGGAATCGTCTCTCTCGACCTGGGCAAGCTCGCCCGCGGTGCCAAGTTTGTCCGCATCAACGCCGATAGCGACAGGGCTACCTACATGGTAACCAGCAAGGGCGTCTCCTCCCTCAAGAAGGAAGGCGACCCGCTGCCGTTCCTGCAGTTCTCCAAAGACGGCTACAAGAATGCCACCTACCAGGCAAAGGCCGAAGTAGAAACCGATGTCCAGATCGTCATGGAAGCCGGCACGACTCCGCCGACCAGTTCCAGTTCGATCCAGCCGCCCCAGAGTTCTTCTGTCGTAGCTTCGTCTTCGAGCGAAGTCAAGTCTTCCAGCAGCGCAGGCAGCGACGAACCTATCGTAGTCGATTGCTCCGGCAAGACTGCACAGTCCGGCAAAGACGAGACGGTAAGATTGACTGTCAAAGGCAGTTCAGGCCAACGCTCATTTATCATGCATGTGCCGAGCACCTACAAGGGCGATAAGGCCGTACCGCTGCTTATTGACTATCACCCGATTGGTGGCAGCAGCGATGGACAGATGAGAGATACGAAGTACAAAGCACTCACCGACAAGGAAGGCGTCATCTCGCTCTACCCGCAAGGCACCACCAAAACGATGGGCCCGGGTTGGAACGTCGGTCCTTGCTGCTCCAACGACGATGACCTCGAGTTCACTCGCGAAATGATCAAGTATGTCAGGGAAAAAGCCTGCATCGATCCGCAGCGTATCTACGCAGCAGGTTTCTCCATGGGTGGCGGTATGAGCAACCACGTGGCCTGCATGATGTCCGATGTCTTCGCCGCAGTAGCACCCGCAGCCATGGACTTGAACAGGACCAACAGCGCCCAGTGCACGAAGGCGCGCCCGATTGCTGTCATCAACTTCCGCGGCACAGCAGACCCGGTCTGCAAATACCAAGGTGGAGACAGTGGCTACAACGACGGTTTGAACTTCCTCGGCGCCGAAGGCACCTTCAGGTATTGGGCAGAAGCGAACGGCTGTCAAGGCTCTCCGTCCAAGAACAAAGACGGTTGTGACGAATACTCCAACTGCATGGACGGCGTGAAAGTCGTGCTCTGCACCAAGCAGGGCGGTGGCCACGAACAGGGCGATGGCAATATCGGCTGGCCGTTCCTGAAGCAGTTCACTCTGCCCGCCAGCTTCGTGAAGTAA
- a CDS encoding endo-1,4-beta-xylanase has translation MKNLFSTATKTLAVALAASTLSFAGPGLADGAAKFVGNITTRGQVRSDFTELWNQITAENECKWASIEGTRGRYNWSGCDAAFNWAKNNGGHFKFHALVWGSQYPNWLNNLSADETKKAITAWMDAVKEHYPDLEMIDVVNEAIKSGGKYHSNYGPQGGNNIIAALGGDNGNYEFVQTAFKMARERWPDAILIYNDYNTVQWQKNEGIDLIQKLKKAGTPVDAYGLQAHDMMSQGGGQGGTGGGGSCLNISTLKSTIEEIWNKTQIPLFISEYDIFTSDDNVQKKCYSEQISYFMENENIAGITIWGYIYGATWNDGTSGIIKDNKDRAAMTWLKEYLKSNKGVNTTGLPTGELTQVEPEPQKPFKGQAFDLSGKIEAEDFDIPGKGKGNNSYSVSGDCDDTWNTEYRKGTSVKIGEKNGGLVLGCNPTGNYFQYTINPASAGTFKIKAAVAADGEGAVVFKVGDKVVSDSLKYTGSSWTSFDEVSGSITLEKGEQILTMEIAKGYIDVDWFQISADGDEPQFVQQNLMLDNNVRQDYHVFDQNGVHMGVLSAYGFDAAKEILRNSGDVKASGIYYLRNVKTGKMQSVRVVR, from the coding sequence ATGAAAAATCTATTCTCTACTGCTACTAAAACCTTGGCCGTCGCACTCGCTGCTTCGACCCTTTCTTTCGCTGGTCCCGGCTTGGCTGATGGAGCTGCCAAGTTTGTCGGTAACATTACGACACGTGGTCAGGTCCGTAGTGACTTTACCGAATTGTGGAACCAGATTACTGCCGAAAACGAATGTAAGTGGGCTTCTATTGAAGGAACCCGCGGCCGTTACAACTGGAGCGGTTGCGATGCTGCCTTTAACTGGGCAAAGAACAACGGTGGTCACTTCAAGTTCCACGCCCTGGTTTGGGGTTCCCAATACCCGAACTGGTTGAACAATCTCAGTGCCGACGAAACCAAGAAGGCGATTACCGCTTGGATGGATGCTGTCAAGGAACATTACCCCGATCTCGAAATGATCGACGTGGTGAACGAAGCCATCAAGTCGGGTGGTAAGTACCATTCCAATTACGGCCCGCAGGGTGGCAACAATATTATTGCAGCCCTCGGTGGCGATAACGGCAATTACGAATTCGTGCAAACGGCATTCAAGATGGCCCGTGAACGTTGGCCGGATGCAATCCTCATTTATAACGACTATAACACGGTTCAGTGGCAGAAGAACGAAGGTATCGACCTCATTCAGAAGTTGAAGAAGGCTGGTACTCCGGTGGATGCCTACGGCCTGCAGGCTCACGACATGATGAGCCAGGGCGGTGGCCAGGGCGGTACCGGCGGTGGCGGCTCCTGTTTGAACATCTCCACGCTCAAGAGCACCATCGAAGAAATCTGGAACAAGACCCAGATTCCGCTGTTCATCTCTGAATACGATATTTTCACAAGCGATGATAACGTCCAGAAGAAGTGCTACTCCGAACAGATCTCCTACTTCATGGAGAACGAGAATATTGCGGGTATTACCATTTGGGGCTATATCTACGGTGCAACGTGGAACGACGGTACATCGGGTATCATCAAGGACAACAAGGACCGTGCGGCCATGACATGGCTCAAGGAATACCTGAAGAGCAACAAGGGCGTCAATACGACAGGCCTTCCGACGGGTGAACTCACTCAGGTTGAACCTGAACCGCAGAAGCCGTTCAAGGGTCAGGCGTTTGATTTGTCGGGCAAGATTGAAGCTGAAGACTTTGATATCCCGGGAAAGGGTAAGGGCAATAATTCATATTCTGTATCTGGCGATTGTGATGATACCTGGAATACGGAATATAGAAAGGGAACATCTGTAAAAATTGGTGAAAAGAATGGCGGTCTTGTTCTCGGTTGCAACCCTACAGGAAACTACTTCCAGTATACCATTAACCCTGCTTCTGCTGGCACGTTTAAAATAAAGGCCGCAGTTGCTGCAGATGGTGAGGGAGCTGTGGTATTCAAGGTCGGTGACAAGGTCGTATCTGATTCGTTGAAATACACTGGTTCTTCCTGGACTTCTTTTGATGAAGTTTCCGGTTCGATTACGCTTGAAAAGGGCGAACAGATCCTCACTATGGAAATTGCCAAGGGCTATATCGACGTCGACTGGTTCCAGATTTCTGCTGATGGTGACGAACCGCAGTTCGTGCAGCAGAACCTCATGCTCGACAACAATGTCCGTCAGGATTACCACGTGTTCGACCAGAACGGTGTGCACATGGGTGTGCTCTCTGCCTATGGTTTCGATGCCGCCAAGGAAATCCTCCGGAACTCCGGCGACGTGAAGGCATCCGGTATCTACTACCTGCGCAACGTCAAGACTGGCAAAATGCAGAGCGTGCGCGTGGTCCGCTAA
- the trpB gene encoding tryptophan synthase subunit beta, giving the protein MITSNNGFFDKFGGKYVAEIIRRPLDDLEAAFNKYIHDPEFIEELRIIQRDYIGRETPLYFAPTATELLGGAQIYIKLEGLANTGAHKINNAIGQCLLAKKMGKTRIIAETGAGQHGLATAAACAKLGLECVVYMGEVDVRRQQPNVATMEMYGAKVVPVTSGSRTLKDAVNEAMRDWATNFKNTHYVLGSALGPAPFPDIVRTFQSIIGEEVKRQAAERHIDIAAIVACVGGGSNSIGVFTPFIEDKNVRLIGAEAGGIGPNMGENASRMTGNASREGIVQGYKSRFLIDEDGQSLPTRSISAGLDYMGIGPQLAALGESGRVEFTSILDKEALEAVKFFARNEGILFALESAHAGAAAMKIAKELPKDKALVINMSGRGDKDIFITSPVFRPEKWKEFLKAELKRLENNEDIHDAEIMNK; this is encoded by the coding sequence ATGATTACTTCTAATAACGGTTTCTTTGACAAGTTCGGCGGCAAGTACGTTGCCGAAATCATCCGCCGCCCTCTCGACGACCTCGAAGCGGCATTCAACAAGTACATCCACGATCCGGAATTCATCGAAGAGCTCCGCATCATCCAGCGCGACTATATTGGCCGCGAGACTCCGCTGTACTTCGCCCCGACGGCGACCGAACTCCTGGGCGGCGCTCAGATCTACATCAAGCTGGAAGGCCTCGCCAACACGGGCGCCCACAAGATCAACAACGCCATCGGCCAGTGTTTGCTCGCCAAGAAGATGGGCAAGACCCGCATTATCGCGGAGACGGGTGCCGGCCAGCACGGGCTCGCCACCGCCGCCGCCTGCGCCAAACTCGGGCTCGAATGCGTCGTGTACATGGGCGAAGTCGATGTCCGTCGTCAGCAGCCGAACGTGGCCACCATGGAAATGTACGGCGCGAAGGTCGTGCCGGTTACGAGCGGAAGCCGTACACTCAAGGATGCCGTGAACGAGGCCATGCGCGACTGGGCCACGAATTTCAAGAACACGCATTACGTGTTGGGTTCCGCGCTCGGCCCTGCCCCGTTCCCGGATATCGTACGCACCTTCCAGTCCATCATCGGCGAAGAGGTCAAGCGCCAGGCGGCAGAACGCCACATCGACATTGCAGCAATCGTTGCCTGCGTGGGTGGCGGTAGCAATTCCATCGGCGTGTTCACTCCGTTTATCGAAGACAAGAACGTGCGCCTGATCGGTGCAGAAGCCGGTGGCATTGGCCCGAACATGGGCGAGAACGCTTCCCGCATGACGGGTAACGCGAGCCGAGAAGGAATTGTGCAGGGGTACAAGAGCCGTTTCCTCATCGATGAAGACGGCCAGTCGCTGCCGACCCGCTCGATTTCTGCCGGCCTCGACTACATGGGTATCGGCCCGCAGCTCGCCGCCCTCGGTGAATCGGGGCGCGTGGAATTCACGAGCATTCTTGACAAGGAAGCGCTCGAGGCCGTGAAGTTCTTCGCCCGCAACGAAGGCATCCTCTTTGCGCTCGAAAGCGCGCATGCCGGAGCCGCCGCCATGAAGATCGCGAAGGAACTCCCGAAGGACAAGGCGCTCGTCATCAACATGAGCGGCCGCGGTGACAAGGACATCTTTATCACGAGTCCGGTGTTCCGCCCCGAAAAGTGGAAGGAATTCCTGAAGGCGGAACTCAAGCGCCTCGAAAACAACGAAGACATCCACGACGCGGAGATAATGAACAAATAA
- a CDS encoding endo-1,4-beta-xylanase produces the protein MKNILSTATKVAAVALAASSFSFAGPGIADGAAKFIGNITQSNTSPGPNDQFTKLWNQATAENGCKWGSIEGTRGRYNWAGCDAAYNWAKNNGGHFKFHALLWGGQYPGWLESLSVEDTKKAITDWFDAVKQHYPDIEMIDVANEAIRTGNNQYHSGYTRTKIIPALGGDNNGDYAFLTTAFKMARERWPKAILIYNDYNTIQWHVDQGINLINTIRKNGAPVDAYGLQAHDLMSDGGQAGGTGGGGVCMNYNNFVSTMQKIHKETNNFPVLISEYDVPSTDDGIQKQCYQEQVKYWMEDPHVAGITIWGWIYGQTWLNCNGKANGCSGLVRNGQDRPALTWMKEYLASNKGVNTTGLKTGVLTPVEPVPRKMFKGSAFEIPGKIEAEDFDISGVGETDGVSNVSYSEGDVENHGDVKDYRKDTTGVDLYKKATGIIVGYNSEGDWLEYTVNVKEAGDYTMFAAVAAAGSTSSFQLSLDGKALTDVISVPAAKQGEENYDDYNKVSANVSLTAGKHILRMTVTGSWFDVDYFTFVKGKDATDPEPIDEPDEPPSAIALDQHMNVDRVQDYYVIDPMGMRMGILSAYGFEAAAEILKSSSAVKSSGVYYLRNRWTGEMQSVRVVR, from the coding sequence ATGAAAAACATTCTTTCGACGGCAACGAAAGTTGCTGCAGTCGCTCTTGCAGCGTCTTCTTTCTCCTTTGCGGGGCCCGGCATTGCCGATGGTGCAGCAAAGTTCATTGGCAACATTACTCAGTCTAACACTTCTCCTGGTCCAAATGACCAATTTACCAAGCTGTGGAACCAGGCTACCGCCGAAAACGGTTGTAAGTGGGGTTCCATCGAAGGTACTCGCGGTCGCTACAACTGGGCCGGTTGCGACGCGGCCTACAACTGGGCAAAGAACAATGGCGGTCACTTCAAGTTCCACGCCCTTCTTTGGGGCGGCCAGTATCCTGGCTGGCTCGAAAGCCTGAGCGTTGAAGATACCAAGAAGGCGATTACCGACTGGTTCGACGCCGTCAAGCAACATTACCCCGATATCGAGATGATTGACGTGGCCAACGAGGCTATCCGTACTGGCAACAATCAGTATCATTCTGGTTATACCAGAACCAAGATTATTCCTGCACTGGGTGGCGATAACAACGGCGATTACGCCTTCTTGACGACCGCTTTCAAGATGGCTCGCGAACGTTGGCCAAAGGCTATCCTCATTTATAACGACTATAACACCATCCAGTGGCATGTGGACCAGGGCATCAACCTGATCAACACCATTCGAAAGAATGGCGCTCCCGTTGATGCTTACGGCCTCCAGGCTCACGACTTGATGAGTGACGGTGGCCAGGCTGGCGGTACTGGCGGCGGCGGCGTCTGCATGAATTACAATAATTTCGTTTCTACCATGCAGAAGATCCATAAGGAAACCAATAATTTCCCGGTTCTCATCTCTGAATATGATGTTCCGTCTACTGACGATGGCATCCAGAAGCAGTGCTATCAGGAACAGGTCAAGTACTGGATGGAAGACCCCCATGTTGCCGGTATCACCATTTGGGGATGGATCTACGGTCAGACCTGGCTTAACTGTAATGGTAAGGCGAACGGTTGCTCGGGTCTTGTCAGGAATGGTCAGGATCGTCCGGCTCTCACATGGATGAAGGAATATCTGGCTTCCAACAAGGGCGTGAACACTACCGGCCTCAAGACTGGCGTGCTCACTCCGGTCGAACCTGTGCCGCGCAAGATGTTCAAGGGCTCTGCCTTCGAGATTCCGGGCAAGATCGAGGCCGAAGACTTCGATATTTCCGGAGTCGGCGAAACTGATGGTGTAAGCAACGTCTCTTACAGCGAAGGCGATGTCGAAAACCACGGCGACGTGAAGGATTACCGCAAGGACACGACGGGTGTCGACCTCTACAAGAAGGCTACCGGCATCATCGTGGGCTACAACAGCGAAGGCGACTGGCTCGAATACACGGTCAACGTGAAGGAAGCGGGCGACTACACCATGTTCGCTGCCGTGGCTGCTGCCGGTTCTACCTCCAGCTTCCAGCTTTCTCTCGATGGCAAGGCCCTTACCGATGTCATCAGCGTTCCGGCTGCCAAGCAGGGCGAGGAGAACTACGACGACTACAACAAGGTTTCTGCCAACGTTTCCCTCACTGCAGGCAAGCATATCCTCCGCATGACGGTAACCGGCTCCTGGTTTGACGTGGACTACTTCACCTTCGTGAAGGGCAAGGACGCTACCGACCCCGAACCGATTGACGAACCGGATGAACCGCCTAGTGCAATCGCTCTCGACCAGCACATGAACGTCGACCGTGTCCAGGACTACTATGTCATTGACCCGATGGGTATGCGCATGGGTATTCTGAGCGCTTACGGATTCGAAGCCGCTGCGGAGATCCTCAAGAGCTCCAGTGCGGTCAAGAGTTCCGGCGTGTACTACCTGCGTAACCGCTGGACCGGTGAAATGCAGAGTGTGCGAGTCGTTCGCTAG